A genomic region of Magnolia sinica isolate HGM2019 chromosome 6, MsV1, whole genome shotgun sequence contains the following coding sequences:
- the LOC131248151 gene encoding ribose-phosphate pyrophosphokinase 1, translating into MASLVFSTSSSLISRTSPTFGSFVSNEYRCRFSARNAPVRCQLVEPLKFDNGKPCIPVLNDQSLAGFLSSKQETVRKNDTRLRIFSGTANPLLSQEIACYMGLDLGKIKIKRFADGEIYVQLQESVRGCDVYLVQPTCPPANENLMELLIMIDACRRASAKNITAVIPYFGYARADRKTQGRESIAAKLVANLITEAGANRVLACDLHSGQSMGYFDIPVDHVYGQPVILDYLASKTICSNDLVVVSPDVGGVARARAFAKKLSDAPLAIVDKRRHGHNVAEVMNLIGDVRGKVAVMVDDMIDTAGTIAKGAALLHQEGAREVYACSTHAVFSPPAIERLSSGLFQEVIITNTIPVLEQNYFPQLTVLSVANLLGETIWRVHDDCSGTFEPYSSLGID; encoded by the exons ATGGCTTCCCTTGTCTTTTCCACGTCTTCTTCTCTGATCTCTCGCACTTCTCCCACCTTCGGAAGCTTTGTCTCAAACGAGTACCGATGCCGATTCTCTGCCCGAAACGCTCCCGTG AGATGCCAACTGGTTGAGCCATTGAAGTTTGATAATGGGAAGCCTTGCATTCCGGTCCTTAACGATCAAAGCTTGGCTGGGTTCTTGTCTTCGAAACAAGAAACTGTTCGAAAGAATGACACGAGGTTGCGCATCTTCTCAGGCACAGCGAATCCCTTGCTTTCTCAG GAAATTGCATGCTACATGGGACTTGACCTTGGGAAAATCAAGATAAAGCGGTTTGCTGATGGTGAGATTTATGTTCAATTGCAAGAGAGTGTAAGAGGATGTGATGTCTATCTGGTTCAGCCGACATGCCCTCCAGCAAATGAGAATCTCATGGAGCTCTTGATAATGATAGATGCTTGCCGGAGAGCATCAGCCAAAAACATCACTGCAGTTATTCCATATTTTGGATATGCTAGAGCTGATAGAAAG aCTCAAGGGCGTGAGTCGATTGCAGCGAAACTTGTTGCAAACTTGATTACAGAAGCGGGTGCCAACCGTGTCCTCGCATGTGATCTTCATTCAGGCCAGTCCATGGGGTATTTTGACATTCCAGTAGATCATGTATATGGGCAG CCTGTGATTCTTGATTACCTGGCCAGCAAGACTATCTGTTCAAATGATTTGGTAGTGGTCTCTCCTGACGTGGGAGGTGTTGCTAGGGCTCGTGCCTTTGCCAAAAAATTGTCAGACGCACCTTTGGCCATTGTGGACAAAAGACGTCATGGACACAATGTCGCTGAG GTCATGAATTTGATAGGGGATGTTCGAGGAAAAGTTGCTGTCATGGTGGATGACATGATTGACACAGCTG GTACTATTGCAAAAGGTGCTGCTTTATTACATCAGGAGGGAGCCAGGGAAGTCTATGCTTGCAGCACACATGCTGTCTTTAG CCCTCCTGCAATTGAGAGACTGTCTAGTGGCCTATTTCAAGAAGTCATCATCACAAACACCATCCCTGTGTTGGAGCAGAATTATTTCCCTCAGCTTACGGTTCTGTCGGTAGCAAACCTATTGGGCGAGACCATTTGGCGTGTTCATGATGACTGCTCT GGTACCTTTGAACCCTATTCCAGCTTGGGCATTGATTGA